Sequence from the Methanobrevibacter arboriphilus genome:
CATATATTTGTTTAGCCAATTATATTTGTCAAGTGCAATTTCAAGATTCATAAGCTCTATAGAATCTGAAACTGAACTAGAATATATATTACTTTGATCCATCTGGAGAAAAGATCCTGCTCTTTCATTTTCAGAAGTATCTACTCCTACTTTAAGTAAGGTATCTTTTACTTTCCTTGGAACATCTTGAATACTATCTACAGTTTCATGTTCCTCTTTATCCTCTTTTATAAATTCTTCCATGTCAATATCGGATCCAATAGCTGCTTTTTTATTTTTTGCTTTTTCAGCTTTTTGTAATACATTTCGCACACTCAACACATCCTTTAAATCCTTCTTTCCTTATATCGTGTAATATTTCATTAGGGTTTCCAGAACAAGCTATTTTTCCATCCATTAATACATGAGCCATATCTGCTCCAACGAAGTTAAGTATGTAACCTAAATGAGTAATAAGTAAACCTGATCTCATTCTTTGGCCTGGTTTTTTATCTTTATCTAGTAACACATTTATTTCTTCAGCAAGTAATTCTACATTTTCAATATCAACACCAGAATCTGGTTCATCAAACATTGTAAAATCTGGTTTTTGAGCAAGTAATTGAAGTATTTCAGATCTTTTGACTTCTCCTCCAGAAAATCCAAGATTCACATCCCTTTCAAGAAAATCTTCGTCGAATTTAAGTTTATCTGCAAGTAACTGCATTTCAGGAGTAAGATTTTCATCCTTTATATCCTGCCCACTTTCTACTTTAAGTAAATCTTTTAAATTCACTCCTCTAATTGCTGGAGGGTTTTGAAAACTGACACCAATTCCTCTTTTTACTCTTTCTGTTGTATTAAGATTGGTTATATCTTCTCCTTTAAATAATATACTACCATTAACAATCTTATATTTTGGAAATCCAAGAATGCTCATAAACAATGTACTTTTACCACTTCCATTTGGTCCTAATAGTACATGAGTTTCTCCTTCCTTTATAGTTAAATCTATGTCTTTTAAAACTCGCCTTCCATTAACTTCAACAGCTAAATCAGTTATTTCAAGTAACATAATTCACCACCTATTATTTTTAAAATATTATTATATTGAAAACTTTATTTATAATAAATTAATCATTTAAATAGATTAATAATTTAAATAGATTAATCATATTGAAAAGTTAGTTATATATTTATCTTTTAAATTATAAATATTATTAACTTATAGCTCATTGAATTTATTTAATAAAGAATTAAATAAATTTATCATTAAGTAAATATTTCATTAAATAGTGTATCATAATTGAATCTATCCTATATATAAAGAGATTATTTTATTATTTAGAAACTATATATATTATTTTTTATTTTTTAATATTATACTTTATTTTTTAATATTATATTTATCATTATTATTATTTATTTTTTTATTTTTACGTATGGCTAATTATTTTATTTGTTAAAGAAGCCTACAATGATGATATTTTTTATTAATATTCTGCAAACTATTTTTTTTATTTATAATAAGATATTATAATTATTAATATTAATTTTAAATCTATTTAAACTGATTAAAATTGAAATTAACACTTAAAATTACTTTTCAATTAGTTTTAGGGCTATTGAATACTTACTTATTTAGTTTTATTATTACTCTGTTAAAACTTAATATCATATATAAACTTTTCGACTTTAATTTCTAAGTAACCTTTATATTAATAATATTCCTAATGTATTAACAGTACATTAATGTAAAGCTGAGCTAGCTCATTGAGGTACACTTAAAATTCAACATTAATAAATTTCGCCGAAAATATTTCTGAAATTATCTTTTAGATTATTTTTTAGCTATTTATTGTATGCTGTTTTTTTAAATATACATGTATATGTAATTAAATTGGATTCAATAAGATAATATCCTATTATATAAAATCTTCTATCATGTAGGTTATACTATACAATGGATATAATGTAATATAGATTATATTATTAATTAGGATGATTATTGGATTTAGAAAATATTTATAAATATAAATAAAATATAAGATAAAATATATTAAATGGAGGAAACTCTATGGCTGAAGATGACGTAAAAATTGTAATGTTTTGTTGCAACTGGTGTTCCTATGGAGGAGCAGACACTGCAGGTACAGCAAGAATGCAATACCCACCGAATATTAGGGTTATTAGGGTAATGTGTTCTGGAAGAATTGAACCTCAGTTTATATTGAAAGCATTCCGTGAAGGAGCAGATGGTGTAATAGTTGCAGGATGCCATCACGGAGACTGCCATTATGATGCAGGTAACTACAAATTAGACAGAAGAATGAGATTAGTTTATAAGTTAGCTGAAGATATGGGTATTGGAAAAGAGAGAATATACCATGATTGGATTTCTGCATCTGAAGGTGAAAAATTTGCAGAAACTGTTAAAATGATGGTAAATCGTATCAAAGAGTTAGGTCCTGCACCTTTAAAAGAACAACTCGACGCTGAAGCTTAATCGGAGGAAATAAAATGGCAGAAAAAGCAAAAATAGGAACTATGTGGCTCGGAGGGTGCTCTGGTTGTCACTTATCTATTGCTGATTTTCACGAATCTTTATTAGATGTTTTAGAATTAGCTGATTTCGAATTCTCACCAGTTTTAATGGATACAAAATACGATGAAATACCTGAAATGGATGTATTGATTGTTGAAGGTGGAATTCGTAATGAAGAAAATAGAGAATTAGCTGAAGAATTAAGAGAAAAAGCAAAATTTGTTATATGTTACGGAACTTGTTCTACATATGGTGGAATACCTGGACTTGGTAATTTATATACTGTAGAAGAATTAGAAAAAGAAGCATATATCAACTCTCCAAGTACTCCTAATGAAGAAGGAATTATTCCTAATGAAGATGTACCAGCATTAGAAAGTAGACTTAGACCTTTAGGAGAAGTAATCGATGTGGATTTAATTGTCCCAGGTTGTCCTCCAAGATCTGATGTTGTAGCTGAAGCTGTTCTATCATTATTAAGAGGAGAAACTGTAGAACTCCCTACTACTAACCTTTGTGAAGTTTGTCCAAGAGAAAAACCACCTGAAGGTTTATCCATGGATTTCATTAAAAGACAATTTGAAATTGGAAAACCTGAAGATGATTTATGTTTAATACCTCAAGGTTTAATCTGTATGGGACCAGCTACTGTATCATTATGTGGTGCAGAATGCCCATCTATAGCTATCCAATGTAGAGGTTGTTATGGACCTACTGCTAAAGTTAAAGATCAAGGTGCTAAAATGATTAGTGCTATTGCATCTGATTATGGAGTAGAAGAAGATAAAACTATTGACCCAGAACAAGTAGCTGATCAATTAGATGATATTGTTGGTACTTTCTATACTTACACTTTACCAGCTGCTTTAATACCTGCAAAAATGCAAAATGGGGGTAAATAAATGGTAAAACTTACTATGGAACCTGTAACTCGTATTGAAGGGCATGCAAAAATCACTGTCCAACTTGACGATGCAGGGAACGTACAAGATACAAGATTACATGTAATGGAATTTAGAGGATTTGAAAAATTCATGCAAGGACGTCCTGTTGAAGAAGCTCCAAGGATTGTTCCTAGAATTTGTGGTATTTGTGATGTACAACACCACTTAGCTGCTGCAAAAGCGGCTGATCAATGTTATGGATTTGAAGATAATGATATTTTACCGGCTGCTTATAAAATGAGAGAATTAATGAACTGGGGTTCATTTATGCATTCTCATGCTTTACACTTTTATTTCTTAGCAGCTCCGGATTTAGTCATTCCTGATGGAAATAGAAAAACAAGAAATGTTTTCCAAATCATTAAAGATATGCCTGATGTAGCATTACAAGCTATTCAAATGAGGAAAAATGGTTTAGATATTGTTAAAGCTGTTGGTGGAAGACCAATTCACCCAACTTCATCAACTCCTGGTGGAATATCCACTGAACTCGATGCTGAAACTCAAAAAGATTTACTTGGTAAAGCACAACAAAATGTAGAATTAGCTCAAGCAACTTTAGATTTAGCTATTCCTATATTTGAAGAAAAATTAGATTTAGTAGATTCTTTAGGTAACTTTGGTGACACTAGACACTGTGGTTTAACTAATGATGGTGTATGGGATGTTTATAATGGTGATGTAAGAATCAAAAGTAAAGATGGTTCTAAAATTGAATATGAATATAATAACCTCGGATACTTAGATGTTGTTGCAGAACATGTAAAACCATACTCCTGGTTAAAATTCCCTTATATCAAAGAATTAGGTTATCCTGATGGTATTTACAGAGTAGCTCCATTATCAAGAATTAATGTAGCTGACAAAATGCCTGATGCTGCACCACTCGCTCAAGACAGATTTAAAGAATTCCATGACAAATTTGGCTATGCTCAAGCACCGTTACTCTTCCACTGGGCAAGATTAATAGAAATTTTAGCTTCAGCTGAATCTGCTGTTGACCACTTAGAAGGTGACTTATCTGCTCAAAAATTCCCAGATGCTATTGAAAGAGTAGCTGGTGAAGGTGCAGGTATTGTAGAAGCTCCTCGTGGAACTTTAATACACCATTATAAAACTGATGATGATGGTTTAATGACTAATGTTAACATTGTAGTTGCAACCATCCAAAATAACCCAGCAATGGAAATGGGTATTCAAAAAGTAGCTAAAGACTACATAAAACCTGGTGTTGAAGTAGATGACAGTATTTTCAACTTAATGGAAATGGTTATTAGAGCTTACGACCCATGTTTATCTTGTGCTACTCACTCAATGGATAGTCAAATGAGATTAGCTACTATAGAAGTTTATGATAGTGAAGGCAATTTAATTAACAAAATCTAAGGGGTGTAACATATGATCGTAGTCAATCAAGAAGACTGCATCAAGTGTGGAGCATGTGAAGGAACCTGCCCATCTGCAGCTATCGAATTAGAGGACCAAAAAGTCGTCTACTGTGATATCTGTGGTGGAGAACCTAAATGTGTCGAAGCTTGCCCACAAGGTGCACTCAGTGTGGATGAATTACTCATTAATGAGAATGGAGACACCCAAGCAAGAATTGTTTTCAATCCAGCTAAATGTAATGAATGTGGAGATTGTGTAGAAATATGCCCTCCTCAAACATTAAAACTCTGTGATTGTGAAGGAGCTTTAAATTTACAAGGTTTTTGTGTAATGTGTCAAAAATGTGTAGACATTTGTCCTGTTGAAGTAATTGGAATTCCAGGAATTAAAGAACCTAAAACTCGTGAAATTGAAATTACTGAGCCTATCTTTATTAAAGATTGTGTTGGTTGTGGAACTTGTGTTCCAGAATGTCCTGTTGATGCTATTACACTTCCAGAAGTTGGTGGAGTAATAGATATTGATGAAGATACTTGTATTAAGTGTGGAATTTGTTCTCAAACTTGTCCATGGGATGCAGTATTTATATCAAAGAAAAGACCTGAAAAACGTTCTAAAGAAATTAAATCATTTACTGTAAATGAAGATACTTGTATTGGTTGTAATACTTGTGTTGATGTTTGTCCAGGAAATTTCATTGAAACTAAATCTAATTTAACAGTAGATCTTCCTGATGTTTGTGCTGCTTGTAGTTTATGTGAAAAACTCTGTCCAGTTGATGCTATTAGTTTAGATGTCGAATGGGGAGATGCTAAGCCTGCAAACGAGGAAGGAGTTGTTAACAATCCTGAAAAATGTGATTTCTTAGGACCTTGTGCTGTTTCTTGTCCTTCTGAAGCTATTCGTGTAGTCAGAAAAGACGGTGTACAAATTCCTGGGGAAATACAAACTAACAAAGAACCATCATTCAATATGTGTGTTAGATGTGGTGCATGTGCTGCAAAATGTCCTGAAGGGGCTCTAACTTTAGCACCTATTGATAAAGTAAGTAATGGTGAAATTGTTCAAAGAAACAGAATTGTTTTCAATCCATCTAAATGTAATCAGTGTGGAGATTGTATCGATGTTTGTCCATATGATATGTTGAAACTTAAAGATGAAGGTAATTTACCTCTCGTTGGTTTCTGTACTTTATGTGAACAATGTATCGAGGCATGTCCTAAAGATGCAATGGAATTTAAATAAACAAAAAGAGATTTTTTAAAATTAGGTGGTTTATCCATCTAATCTTTTTACTATTTTTTAATATATTTCTATTTTTAATATAGTTATATTCTATATTTTTATACAGTTTTTATATTCTATATTTGTTTCAGTTGTATAGTTGTTTCAATTTTATATAGTTATTAGTTTTATAATTACTCATTTTAGCTTTATAAGTTATTCTAACATTATATACTTATTTTAGTATTATATACTTATTTTAACATTATTTATTCTAGTATCATTATATTAATATTATTTATTTTAGTACTATACGATTATTTTAACTTTATTTATTCATTATTATTTAATTATTTTTTAGCTTTTTTTCTTTTATTATACAAAATATATCCAATAACTCCTACAACTCCAATTATTACAACTATCTCTTCTAAAAATGAGATTTGATTAGATATATCTCTATAAATAGTTCCAAATTGCCATCCTAAAAATCCAAGAACAGTTGCTCTTACTAAGCCTCCTAAAAAGGTTATTAGAATATATTTTTTTAAATCATACCTGATTATTCCACAAAATGCACTTATTGCAACACTTGGAACTATTGGAATTGCACGTATTCCAAATAATATTATTTCATCTTTATTTTGATTTTGAAGTTTTTCATCAGTCTTTTCTATATCTTCCCATCTAATAGCTAGATATTTTCCCCATTTATTTATAAAAGGTTTTCCAATATAGTAACAAAGACCATATATAAACAAGGATCCTATTGTCATTCCAAGAGCTGCAGGGATCGATATATTCAAAATAAGATTTGTGATTGAATTTAACCCAATTGCTTGCCCTTCTAATATAAAAAAACTGCTTCCTAAAATAATTATGGTTGAGGGAATTGGAGCTATTATTTCTTCAATTATACATCCAAGAAATACTCCTATTGCTCCGTATTCAATAAAAAAAGATTGTAATTGTATAGTTACTGCTTCTAACATAATATTCCATTTTTATATTTTAATTTTTCTATGTTTTTAATTAATATTAATTTAGTATTGTTTTAATATTATTTTAAGGTTGATCTATTTTTAATTTATTTTTTTATTTTCAATTTTTTCTTAAGTTTCTTCTATAATTAATTTATGTTCTTCTAATTCTAAACGAATAAATTTACCATAAACAATTTTTTTTTCATTTAATATATCGACCATGGTTATTTTTTCATCTTCAATGTCAACAACCATTACATCTTCCATTATTAATTCTCCATCACTATTATAAATATTGGATTCACACATAATTATAACCTCTATTATCAATTAATCTATAATAATTATTAAATGAATTTTTTATTATTTTAATCATAAACATACTTAACTCGATTGTCAGATTCCAAGTATATATTACTATTACTATTACTATTACTATTACTATTAGTAATGCTATTACTACCATTATAACCATATTCAATATTATCTTTATTCATTATAATTTTTCCATTACAGATAGTCATAGTAGCTATTCCTTTATAATTAAAATTTTCAAATGGACTATACTTTGCTTTTGTATAAAAATTATCAATATTAAACTTTCCTTCTTCTTTTAAATCTATTATTACTAGATCTGCATCATACCCTACTTCTATCTTTCCTTTATTCTCAATACCAAATCTTTTTGCAGGGGTTTCTGACATTAATTTAGGTATCATTTTTAAGTCAATATTACCTCTATTTACTTCTGTCAATAAAAGTGGAAGTACTGTTTCTAAATTTGGGATTCCTGGGCTTGAATCCCAGACTCCCATTTGTTTTTCATCTATTCTGTGTGGAGCATGGTCAGTTCCAATCATATTTATGTCTATTAGTGATTTTATTGTTAAATTTTCTCCTTTTTCTCTTAAAGGAGGATTAGTTTTAACAAGGGTTCCAAATCTATCAAAAGAGCTATTATCAAGAAGTAAATGATGAGGGGTTATTTCAGTTGTAATTTCTATATTAGAATTATTCATTGATTTTAACTTTAATGATTTTAAGTATTCTAATGATTTTTTTGCACTTAAATGACAAATATGTATTGATAAACCATATTTTTGAGCTAAATCAACTGCATATTTAACAGATAAATATTCTGATTCAGAATTTCGAGCATAACTATAATCTATAGCTGTACTTCCCCTAGTACATTCTAAATTTTTAATTCTTTTTGTATTTTCTTCAATATTAGCTCTATTTTCGCAATGGAGTGTAATTGGGATTTTTTTTGTTTTATTAACTGTAGAAATATCTTCAAACATCTTCTTAATTTCAAAATCATCATATAAATCCATAAAAATTTTAAAAGATGCAGGATTTAAGTTAGCTATTTTTTTAATCTCATTTAGGTTATTTAATCCACTGTGAAGTCCAAAATTAATAATACTCTTATTTTCTCCTATTTTTTTCTTTTTTTTAAATTCTTTCACAGTATTTGTAGGAGGAATTGTATTTGGCATGTCTAGTATTGTTGTAAATCCTCCATGAGCTGCTGCAAAGCTACCAGTTTTAAAACTTTCTTTATAAGTTAAACCAGGGTCTCTAAAATGAACATGTGGGTCAATAAGTCCTGGAAGAATAATTTTCCCATTTATATCCACTTCTGCATCGGTTTTTAAAGGTTGTCTTGATATTTCAGATATTTTTCCATTATCTATACCAATGTAATGATTTTCTAAACTTTCTATAAGTTTACAGTTTTTAAGTACTAAATCATTCATTTTTTCACAAATATTATTTATTATAAATTTTGTTAATATAAATTAAAAATTATATTTTCATATTTTAGAAACTATATCTTCATATTAATTAGAAACTATATCTTTATATTAATTAGAAGTTATATTTTCAGATTCACCAGATTCATTATTTAATAATAAAATTTTTCATATTATTCTTAATTATTTTATTTATTTTAATAATTTATATTTTTATCCTTAGATTTTTATTTTATTTTATTTTATCTTTAGATTTTTATTTTATAATGTTGAAAATATTTTGTCAATAATAGACCTACTAGAAATATGAAATACTTTACTAATAATTAATATAGGGAATATTTTATTAATAATAGATTTATCAATAATTTAGAAATATATTAGTAAAATAGTTATAATTAAAAAAATAAAATAAAAATATGCCTTCATATGAACTAGAAACATTAGAAGAATTTATAAAAAAAATAATCAAAAGAGATAGAAAAATCTTTTTTAATGATTACAAAGATTCTATTAAGTTATCAAGTCATAATGATAAATCAAATAGCAATGATGATATAAATATTTCTAATTCATCAAAAATTCAGTTAATAGCTGATTTTACAGAGTATAACCCTCTTCATAATGGGCATTATCATTGTATGAAAGTAGCTAAAGAAAAAATTCCAAATGGACTATTTGTAGCTATTGTTCCTGGCTTATTTGAACGAAGTGGAAGAGGAATCCCTTTTATTATGACTCGTCAAGCTAGAGCAAAGACAGCTATAAATGCTGGTGCTGATATTGTTGTTGAAGGTCCTCCTATGGGAATAATGGGCTCTGGACAATATTCGCTATGCCTAGCTAAAACTTTCAAAGCATTAAATACAGACTTTATTCCAAGAGGATATCGTCCTTTTGATGGTTATGATATTATTCTTGATAGGATAAATTTAGGGCACTGTGTTGCTCCAAAACCATATAAAATTATTGATATGGATACTAATGAGGTTCTTTATGAAGGCAAACTTGAAGAAGACAATTATGTTATTGCATCACTTTCAAAGTCATTAAAACGAATAGGATTTAACTTTAAAAATAAATTTTTATTTGTAAAACGTGTTAAGGGAGTAAGTGGAACTTTAATCCGCGAAGCTACTATGAAAGGAGATTTTTCAAAAGTAACTATTATGATGCCTTCTTCCACAATAGATATATTAAATGAGGAAATAAAGAATAATAGGGCTCCATTACATATGTCTCGTGATATTGATTCAATCCTTGATTCTGCTAATAATCTTTCTTTTAGTGAATTATTAGACTTAAATTTAATGGATAATAAAACAGCTAAAAAAATAGTCGATTCAAGGGAAAATAAAGATTTTAAATCAATTGATGAAATTCAAAATTGTATATCCTATGGATTTTCTACTCACTTCAACCATAGGGTTTTAAGTGTATTAGAAACTAAAATAAATAAGGATATAATTTATGATTATATTGATAACTATCCTTCTAAAATAAGAGTTTTAGATTATAAAAATGAAAGTGTTTTAGAAGACTTTAAAGAAAAAATTAATGAAAATAACAGGAGAATCGAATTATGGCAATAAAAAATGGCGATTTTATTAAATTAGAATTTACTGGTAAAATTAAAGAAACTGGAGAGGTTTTTGATACTACTAATGAAGAAATAGCTAAAGAAACAGGAATTCTTGTTGAGAATAAAGAATATGGTCCAATACCTATTATTGTTGGAGGAAATCACTTACTTAAAGCTATTGATGAGGCTGTTATTGGTTTAGATGTAGGTGAATCAAAAGAAATCGAAGTTTCTCCTGCTGATGGTTTTGGAGAAAGGGATTCTAACTTAATTCAATTAATTCCTATGAAAGAATTTAAAAAACAAGGCATGACTCCTCATGTTGGAATGGAATTAACTTCTGAAGGTCATAAAGGTAGAGTTTTAACTGTTAGTGGAGGAAGAGTTAAAGTAGACTTCAACCATGATTTAGCTGGTAAAAATCTTGAATACAGTATTGTTATTTCTGACATAATTGAAGATGATGAAGAAAAAATTAAAAGTATGATTCAACTTCATTATTCTTATCCAAATATGGATCTTGATAAAACTGAAATTAAAATTGATGGAGATAAAGTTAGTATAAAATTAGATGAAATTACTAGATTTGATCAAAAATCATACATGGATGTTACTTTTGCAAGATTCAGAATCTCTAAAGATATTTGGGATAACATGGATTATGAAAAAGTAGAATTCGTTGATGAATTTGAAAAGAAAGTAGAAGAAGGTGAAGATCAATCTTCTGAAGAAAATAATGAAAGTGAAGAATGATTAATTTTATTAGAATAATCTATTTTATTTTTTAATTATTATTCTAATATTATTTAATTATTATTTTATTGCTCTATTATTTTTTTATTATTTAATTATTGTATTATTATTCAGTTTATTTTTAATATTTTTATTATTTTATCATATTTTTATAATTGTTATCTTTTCCAATATTTAATTAAATATTAAATATAGTCAAATAATAAAAATAATTAGACAATTATAAGCTAAAATAATGAGTTTATAGCATCTAAAATATTTGGGTATTGACTATGTAATGTTAATAGGTATACTACGTATATTACAACAATTATTATCAACAAAATTAATATTACTGTTAATATAGTTTCTGCTGAAGAAAAAGGTTTTTTCTCCTCTTTTTTATAATGAATATTTCTTCTATGAAGTGAAGAAGGAGTATATTCTGTGTTAATGTCTTTTTGAGGATTATTTGCATTTGTTTTCCTTAAATTTTCCATTATAGGAACATTTCTATTTTTTGCATCATTTTCTTCGAAATTGTCCTCTTTTTCCTTTGGTTCTTCTTGAATGAATGGTTCTTTAGTAATTGAACCATGTTCTGCTTCATCCATAGCTAATTGTTCAGTTAAAGATAATTCTCTTTGAGATTGAGGTTCAAATTGTTCATTTTGTAGGTTAACTGTATTTCCATTGTTTATGTTAGCTTTATTGTTTAAATTAGCTTCATTGTTTATGTTAATTTCAGTTTGAGGTTTTTCATCAAAATAGAGATCATCTAAATATTTTTCATATTTATCTTCAACTTCATTGTTAGGGGTTATAGGCTTATTCTCATGAGTATCATTGTATAATCTATCATCACTATATAGATCATCATGACCATCATATGATCTAGAAGGTTTTTCTGGTATTGAATCATTTATAGAGTTTTGTTCTCCTGTTTGTACTCTTTCTTGCACTGGAAGTATCTCTGGTTCATTGGGAATTTGGTTATTTTCATTGTTAAAATTGTTTTTTTGTTGATCATTTTTGGCACTACTTTTATTACTAGCTATACTAGTTAATTCTGGACCTATAAGTTCACTCATACATTCTTCACAATAATTTTTTCCAGCAATATTTATTGTACAGTCTTCACATAACTCTTTCCCACAGAATTGACAGTTAGCTACAGAATCTCTATTGGGATGTTTTTCACAACTCATGGTTATACCTTTGTTGATTTTTATAAAATTTTAAATTTAGTCCTTAAATATTATATAAGTAATATTATTTATATAAGTAATATTTAGATATTTACTTAATATTATGATATTTACTAATTTTTAAAGCATTGTATTATGATTGTTCTACTTATTATTTATATTTAATGTTTTTTAACTATTTTTAGCTATGATTTTTTAATATAATTTTTTTAGTTTATATATTAGTAATTAATTTAAGAATTAATTTAAGAATTAATAAAAATGAAAAAATTATATTAAGAATTAATAAAAAAATTAAATAAAAACCAAAATAAAGATAAAAATAAAATCTAAAAATAAAGTTTAAAATCAAATAACCAATAAATAATCAATAAATAACAAATAAAGAACTAATAATTAATAGAAAACTGATAAGAAAGTAATAATAATTTATTAGTATTAATAATATTATTAACACTATTTATATTACTATGATTATTGGCATTTTATTATTTTATTATCATATTATTATGTCATTAGTATTATTACCCTTATTATTCTTAGTTTTATTCAGTGTATAATCATTCTTTGGACTTGGGCCAGGTTAATATTTTTGGAATTTTAGTTTTTTTGTATTGGGTTTTAATCAATTCAGGCCAATTATTTTCATCAAAACCTTTTTGAGCTAAAAATCCAAATAACCAACGAGTTAAACCTAAACCAGTACATCCAGTCCAAAGTGTATGTTTGTGTGCTTCTCTAATAGAAAATCCTTCAGTAAAATGAGTTCCATGAACATTAGCAGAA
This genomic interval carries:
- a CDS encoding nucleotidyltransferase family protein, which gives rise to MPSYELETLEEFIKKIIKRDRKIFFNDYKDSIKLSSHNDKSNSNDDINISNSSKIQLIADFTEYNPLHNGHYHCMKVAKEKIPNGLFVAIVPGLFERSGRGIPFIMTRQARAKTAINAGADIVVEGPPMGIMGSGQYSLCLAKTFKALNTDFIPRGYRPFDGYDIILDRINLGHCVAPKPYKIIDMDTNEVLYEGKLEEDNYVIASLSKSLKRIGFNFKNKFLFVKRVKGVSGTLIREATMKGDFSKVTIMMPSSTIDILNEEIKNNRAPLHMSRDIDSILDSANNLSFSELLDLNLMDNKTAKKIVDSRENKDFKSIDEIQNCISYGFSTHFNHRVLSVLETKINKDIIYDYIDNYPSKIRVLDYKNESVLEDFKEKINENNRRIELWQ
- a CDS encoding peptidylprolyl isomerase codes for the protein MAIKNGDFIKLEFTGKIKETGEVFDTTNEEIAKETGILVENKEYGPIPIIVGGNHLLKAIDEAVIGLDVGESKEIEVSPADGFGERDSNLIQLIPMKEFKKQGMTPHVGMELTSEGHKGRVLTVSGGRVKVDFNHDLAGKNLEYSIVISDIIEDDEEKIKSMIQLHYSYPNMDLDKTEIKIDGDKVSIKLDEITRFDQKSYMDVTFARFRISKDIWDNMDYEKVEFVDEFEKKVEEGEDQSSEENNESEE